A stretch of Henckelia pumila isolate YLH828 chromosome 4, ASM3356847v2, whole genome shotgun sequence DNA encodes these proteins:
- the LOC140865237 gene encoding aspartyl protease AED3 has product MVMRSTLFFSLAILFFFFFRIAQCGIEDRGSTLQILHVDSKLTPKSPLISWERSVIQMQSKDNARLRYLAPIASGRSITQNPTYIVRAKMGTPAQTLLMALDTSNDAALVPCAGCVGCSSSSTFDPSLSSSFKPLACGAPQCSQVPNPSCGGTTCGYSTTYGNSVVSATLAQDNITLATDSVLAYTFSCIRNSTGTSLPAQGLLGLGRGPLSLVTQSSSLYQSVFSYCLPSYKSSNFTGSLRLGPNSQPIRIKTSPLLRNPRRSSLYYVNLTAIRVARTVVNIPPSAFAFNTTTGAGTVFDSGTVFTSLVKPAYTAVRDEFRRKMGNATISTLGGFDTCYNVPVTVPTITFMFSGMNVTLPQDNFLIRSSTGTTSCLAMAAAPDNVNSVLNVIASFQQQNHRVLIDVSNSKLGVAREACS; this is encoded by the exons ATGGTCATGAGAAGTACTCTTTTTTTCTCACTAGCtatccttttcttcttcttcttccggatAGCCCAATGTGGCATAGAGGACCGAGGCTCAACCCTCCAAATCCTCCATGTGGACAGCAAATTAACGCCAAAATCGCCCCTGATCTCCTGGGAGCGCAGCGTGATCCAGATGCAGTCCAAAGACAACGCCAGGCTGCGCTACTTAGCTCCCATCGCCTCCGGCAGGAGCATCACGCAGAATCCAACATACATTGTTAGGGCCAAGATGGGGACACCCGCGCAGACGCTGCTCATGGCCTTGGACACCAGCAATGATGCGGCGCTCGTTCCCTGCGCTGGTTGCGTCGGCTGCTCCTCCTCCTCCACGTTCGATCCGTCTTTGTCTTCCAGTTTCAAACCTCTTGCCTGCGGCGCCCCACAGTGCAGCCAG GTACCCAACCCAAGTTGTGGAGGCACCACATGTGGGTACAGCACCACCTATGGCAACTCCGTGGTCTCCGCAACCCTGGCTCAGGACAACATCACCCTTGCGACCGATTCTGTCTTGGCCTACACCTTCAGCTGCATCCGAAACTCAACCGGAACATCCCTACCGGCCCAGGGTTTATTGGGCTTGGGCCGAGGCCCATTGTCTCTAGTGACCCAATCCAGCAGCCTATATCAGTCCGTATTCTCGTATTGTCTACCCAGCTACAAGTCTAGCAACTTCACTGGATCACTTCGGCTTGGGCCCAATAGCCAGCCCATTAGGATAAAAACCAGCCCATTGCTTAGAAACCCAAGAAGATCATCCCTCTACTATGTCAATCTCACGGCGATCAGGGTTGCAAGAACAGTTGTTAACATCCCTCCCAGTGCATTCGCGTTCAACACTACCACCGGTGCCGGCACGGTCTTCGACTCAg GAACAGTATTCACCAGTCTTGTGAAGCCCGCCTACACCGCCGTGAGAGATGAGTTTCGGCGGAAGATGGGCAACGCCACGATCTCCACATTGGGCGGCTTCGACACCTGCTACAACGTCCCCGTCACCGTCCCCACCATAACCTTCATGTTCTCAGGCATGAACGTCACACTTCCGCAGGATAACTTCCTTATCCGCAGCAGCACAGGCACCACCTCTTGCCTCGCAATGGCGGCAGCGCCAGACAATGTTAACTCCGTCCTCAATGTTATCGCTAGCTTCCAGCAGCAGAACCACCGTGTCCTCATCGACGTCTCCAATTCTAAGCTGGGAGTTGCACGTGAGGCATGCAGCTAG